The DNA sequence GGGAAAAAAGGGGTATGGCTCAAGTTACTACTGGAGCAGGCTGAACTCATTCCTATTGCAATTCAGGTCATAATTAACTCATTGCTTCAAAGTctttactattttattaaatatctacATTTATAATCCAAGTTTTTACCAGAACatgaattattattgttatattcaATATATTTGGTTATCACAAAATCTCATACATTTTACATGGATTAATTTTCCAGGAGGGTTTTAATTACCACCATTGTGAATCAGGATATGTAATGCTAACATACTGGATTCCAGATGAGGTCTGCACCCTTCCTGCTAGCCCTTCTCATCAAATTGGTGTTGCTGGGTTTGTGATGAATGACAAAAGAGAGGTACCTCCACTAACCTTCACAAattctattcctttttttttttttttttttttggggtccccTCAGGAATAGCCTAGtgacaaatatatacatatatattatatttcatagctcttataaaaatatatattatctgcTTGGTgatcaaattggcaaaaatttAGGTCCTTGTGGTGAAAGAGAAGTGTCCTTGTAGTTGCTCGGGAGAGTGGAAGTTGCCCACCGGCTATGTCAACAAGGTAAAAATACATAGATTTTActctcaatatataaattatttcccACATTTTAACTTATGTATCTTCTGTATGTTCTTTTATttagggaaatatatatatatatatatatattgccaccCTATACAATATAGTAATTTATGTTTCTCTTGATTTATTCCAGTCTGAAGATATATTCTCTGGAGCTATAAGAGAAGTAAAAGAGGAAACTGGTGTAAGATATAAATTCTACCCCTCCCCTAGCTATTAATTTGTCCATTATGtacttaaaagataattttttttttttctatttctaaaaACAGAAATCTGTTctttaaaaatcaacaaatttgTTAGTACACGGTAAGACAAACTTGATCTTATTTTATGTCGATTTTCTATTTGCAGATTGACACTATGTTCCTGGAAATAGTTGCATTCAGGTGaatccttaaattttttattaaaataaaataattgatttcaGTACGTTTATGAAACTTTGGTGCATAAACAAGGTCGGTCCTAAAATTTGAAATACctgttcaaaattttaaaaagtgccctttttatctatatatatatatatatatatatatatatatataagcctctttatttatttagagtCACAAATatagaacaaataataataaaattattataatatataaccgttgaatataaaactattatataacaaaaatatagcattttaatatgttattgttcttttttttattaaagcaTGAAAAAAGTATAAGTAAAACACTTAATTTTATAGGgtgcattttatatttttgtggcaaaaaaaaaaataaatcaaaatataaatcaaaatttaaaaaacaaaaaaaaaaaagactttatatgtaaatatattcaaatgtttttttaagaaatatctctcattttattttagaaGATATGCTGATGTGTATACTAAAAATAGAATCCACATTATCTCACCATATTACTTTTttagcattaaaaaataatttttttaaagattaatatgtaaaattaaaCGGATTAATCAATGtagatttcatttttattattttcatcatcATATCTCATTAGATAAACTGAAggattattatacatatatatatatatatatatataaacaaattcaaTTAACCCTCTTCCCTATTctttatatgtattttcttattattatgatttatttgttttcatttttcatgttAATGTACTTGGATGAAAAAGACATGCTCATTTAGTGGCTTTTGAGAAGTCGGACTTGCTATTTGTATGCATGCTTAAACCTTTGACATCTGAGATCAACATTGATGAGAAGGAAATCCAAGCTGCGAAGGTACTTTCTTATATAATATGtaaatcaaaatttgataattaatgttGTGTGAGATTATTTTCTCATAGTAATTGAGAAAATATCTATGTTTCCTGTATGCATGATTTGTCTTCAGTGGATGCCACTTGATGAAGTTACAAAACAACCATTTTATAAAGAAGACGAGATGTCAAAAAAGATTATTGACATTTGCATGGCGGCTTATGAAGATGATTACAGTAGTGGATACTTTGGCCAGCAGCTTAATTCAAAGATGGATAGGAAATTGTCCTATTTGTATTCTAATATTAATTATGCTGCATCAAATTGTACTGTTTAGAATTAATGTGTTCTACTGAAAGAGGCCCGGGCTAGCTGTACCTTATCTGACCCTCATGTACAAGCAATAATTGAAACTTGGAAATGTAATAAATTGTTAAGAAGTGGTAAAtggtaattataaatttgagaaACTAATTACCCATAAATCGTTTTAGGTTTGAGTAAtgttaaatacaataaaattatttattttatttttttaaatttggagaCAGGGAGATCTGTATCCGAAATTATTGTTGGAGAAAACAAAGCCTCTGTCATTCATCAACTTCTTTATTAATTGATGTGATAAATATTGTAGtaataaattaatgttaaaaaattaatttataaacttaTATAAGTCAATAAAATAGCAATAACATTAGAGGTATCAACTTTATTCAACAAAATGatgtaacaaaattaaattgttttttattgagTTTCAAtcattcatttaaatatttaaatattcttatttagttaatatatatattttttaaaatctatgaaGACATTAACGGTATATTTGGATAAAAGTAAAGTTAAtaggaatttaatttctttggaaaagtgataacttttttttatttggataccTGTGAAATGGAAAAGTATGGGCCCAAAAAATTAGATTCCCACCACtgtaggaaaatatgtgggaaagTTGTTCCCATCTATATAGgcatcattttaaaaattccagaaaaaatagttttgaatttttttaaaaatacatatttatccttaatttattatacaatattaaatttaattacttatcaaTCCTAACTTTCCCATTACTCACCAAACAgattaagagaaaaaataatactCAGAAAATTATATCCTAGTAAACTAAATCTCGAAAATCAATTTTCCTTTCAACTTTGATATTTCCCCAACACCCCGTAAAAAGAGTCTACTAGTGAAGGTCATTACTTCTAGCtttggataaaaatttaaagtctTAATCTCCCatctcaacaaaataaaaaattttatattatttttaattaataaatttatatattttattgcagTATTTTCTGGTAAATAATTAAGCTGCAGGCTATTAAACAAAGTTGACATACACATCTAACAGTGCCATTTCAAATATTGGTATATATCTAAGAGTATGTTTAAACAAGTTGATAGTCATAGcactattatttagttttttaatttttttgtgctATTCTAATCCATcaatattgtttatatatatatatatatatatatactttttctttttgatcgtTAGGATATTActggaattcaaaatttcacatTTCATGTTGATATTGTCACTATATTATACTTGCAAAAACATTCATCAATATtgtaaatatgtatttaaaacaaagtaatatatttgttttcttcaaaaaatacaTCATATtccttaaaaattttacaattatatAGACCTCTGtgtcataagaaaaaaaagaaaaagaaaaaaaagatactaGAAATTAATAGCCCATTGATATTAAATATGCTCCTTGGGGAGAATTAGAGAAAGATTGAGAACGCAGCCTAAAGCTTCTCTACTGTGACGCAAAAGATTTGGAACAATTTCAAAGGCTTGCCAATCCATCGAAATGGGCAAGATGGACAAGGGGGTGGTGATCAGTGAATGGATAAAAAGAGGAGGCTTATCCATGTCATATTATAACAAGAAAGAAGCTCGCCCCATTCCTCAATTAAATAGATGAATAAAGAAGTGCTCCTAGTGTCAcagacttgtttgtttacccttcaagtcgtgcggccttagttgctattctaACCCTTTATTGCAACTAAGTCAGCCTTTTGCTCACAAAGAAgtgaaagctaagcaaagaagaTTAGAGCacaaaagagagtttgggagaatggaagtatattgcttagaagagagctttacaagtgaaTGTGTggattcttggttcttggttgtTGGTTCTACAAATGAGAGTTCACCCCCTtcatatagagggcttggcacgtaGTACGAGGATACAACATTCTAGACCTTGTACACATGGCATTCTCCTAGATAATATTCTAGATAATTCTCCTAGATATTTCTATGGACTACTCTAGAAAGCCATCTTACTACGTGATCCTAGAATGTTCTAGAAAGGTACATAAATCCTAGATTGTTCTATAGTATTCTAGAACCTTCCAAAGATTTCTTGAGTCATCTAGAATCTTCTAGACTTCTCTTGAATCATCTATAACTTTCTAGAATTCTCTTACCTAGAagcttctagaatcttccggaCCCCTCCAGATTTCTCTTGAATTATCATGAATTCTCATGGAGAGTCTTGAATATTCCGGATATGCCTCAAGGATTCCTCCGAATTCATGTGGAAcatgacactctcccccacctaattttgcgacgccctcgtcgcgcttTCTTCCTTGAACCTTTGAATATGATCTTTGAATTGCCAAAGTGCAtcagcaggttcccaacttacTTCGCTATCGGGTagtcccttccatttcaccaagtactcatgGCTCGGATGGTTATCCTttccacgaactactcgatTAGCTAAGATGCTCTCCATATCCTTGTCATAAGTATTGTATACCCGTATTGGTGCTTgcttggactcccctcttgtatggtcttcttcatccttgtagtatggctttaagcaacttacatggaagaccgggtgaagtttgaATGTTGGAGGTAACTctaccttataagataccttgcccaccttcttgatGATTGGAAATGGCCCTTCGTATCGGCGAACAAGGCCTCTATGTAGccctcgggtagacttgtgttgggatggAAGGATTTTGAcgaacaccaagtctcccacttgatactccacgtgccttcttttTGTGTCGGcccatttcttcattttcttggttgCTTTTTGAAGATATGACCTTGTTAAATCTACTTGCTCATGCCAAGTTTTAGCATCcttgaatgcggcaggactccttcctccaagttgatcaaaTAAGTTGGCTATCAACGGTATATggtacttgttcttgatggtgACCTTGTTAAGTGCCCTATAGTCAATGCATAGCCTTAACGAACCATCAtgcttcttttggaacaagaTGGGTGCTCCATAAGATGCTTTTGATGGTTGAATGTAACCGGCATCCAAAAGCTCTttaagttgtctccttagctcctctagctccgggggagacatgcgatatggtgcCATTGCGGGTGGTTTGGCACCGGGCTCCAAGtcgatgcaatgatccacctccctccttggtggaagtCTTTTAGGTAGTTCGGGTGGCATGGCATCTTTAAAGTCTTCAAGGACTTGGCTAATCTCCTTTGGTGGCTCCTTGGAAGTGACTTCTTTTTCCTCACGTAATGTAGCAAGGAATGTAGCATCTCGCTTCCTTATCCCTTTCTTGAGTTGCATGGCAGAGAGATGGTTGGAAGTTCTCGGCTTATGCATCGTCGGGACcatgcaagggcctccctccattatacacaccgtgttgtagtgagggagtggtaccacattgaattgtcgaagaaattccatgccaagcacaaattccatgccaagcacaatatcaaagtcatccataggagcaatggagaagttgACTTTACCTTGCCAAGTACCGAGGTGTAACTCCACGTTACGAGTCATGCCATCTAGTGGTTTAGCTTCAGCATTCACAGTCTTTAACCACCCTTGACCCTTGTCAAGTTTTaggccaagcctcatggcctcctccCTCTTTATGAAATTGTGAGATGCTCCGGTGTCCACTATGACTTGAGCATCCTTACCATTAatacgtgccgccacgtacatAAGGAGTTGTTCTTTGCATTGTGAGCTGGGATCGGTCTAGCCTTCAATGAGTTGAGGAGTTGTAGACAACCCATTTGTGTTTGCtcttgagtttccctctcttcgagcatggcacttaatgacttcctctttggacaatctcttgCCCAATGGGGACCGTCACATAGGAAGCAATTTCCCTTTGGGTTTAGGTCGGGCTtggctcctttcttccaatctttgctaggtagtggtggccttctttgatgttccttactttggggagttttatggaacttgtctcccccacctttaGTATAATTATTCTTAGGCTTAGGGTTAGAAGACTCACCTCGCCTATATTCAACAAGAGTTTCAACTGTAGTGAGTGCAGTTGAGATGTCTTGTACAccccttcgttgaagctcttgACATGCCCATGGTTGTAAtccatccatgaagttgaaaagaagatcctcctcactcatgtgcctttctttatttcttcatgctttctacgccaccatactgcagcaagattagtaagatagAAGGTTGCGGTGTTTACCTTTTGTTTCTCATCTTGAAAATCCAAGGCCTCAAAGTACCGCTTCATatgccacatgtagttgtcTAACTCCTTGGCATCTCTTTtcccactaaactccttgggcttgggaacatccacccttggagtagagactaCTTGTTGAGTAGTAATGGCGCCCCTAGTTGCAGCTTGCTTGCATAATGCCCAATCCCCACGTGTCTCCTCTAAGCTtttcttaaactcatctaattgagcttgcatgagggacaaggtttcaattacctttgtttggaaagcttggctttcatgacgccatgcctcggtgttggcctcgttggtgctttgcatggtacctctaagctcccccacttagtcacccacacgaccatcgagctcctccatgccttgctccacacgaTCAAGCCGcgccaacatgtcggcaacggccaactccatcttgaccaccttggtctccatggcagTGAGaccgtccttcgactttgaacgccctcATCCTTTCCTTCCAGCATTGGGGCTGGTCTCCCTTCCCCTTGCCTCCTCAACCACAACCTCTGATGAAaacatgttgctctagatgctagctctaaccaaggctctgataccacttgtcacggacttatttgtttacccttcaagctgtgcagccttagttgctattctaACCCTTTATTGCAACTAAGTCAGCCTTTTGCTCACAAAGAAatgaaagctaagcaaagaagaCTAGAGCacaaaagagagtttgggagaatggaagtatattgcttagaagagagctttacaagtgaaTGCGTggattcttggttcttggttgtTGGTTCTACAAATGAGGGTTCaccccctttatatagagggcttggcacgtaGTACGAGGATACAACATTCTAGACCTTGTACACATGGCATTCTCCTAGATAAGATTCTAGATAATTCTCCTAGATATTTCTATGGACTACTCTAGAAAGCCATCTTACTACGTGATCCTAGAATGTTCTAGAAAGGTGCATAAATCCTAGATTGTTCTATAGTATTCTAGAACCTTCCAGAGATTTCTTGAGTCATCTAGAACCTTTTAGACTTCTCTTGAATCATCTATAACTTTCTAGAATTCTCTTACCTAGAAGCTTCTAGAATCTTCTGGACCCCTCCAGATTTCTCTTGAATTATCATGAATTCTCATGGAGAGTCTTGAATATTCCGGATATGCCTCAAGGATTCCTCCGTATTCATGCGGAACATGACACTAGGCATTCTTCAAGAGCTCTTGCTTTGCATATTTTCCTACTTATTTTTATGATTCTGGGgttcataaaaaacaaaataaaattgcaaaccACCTACTCTTTATTTAAAGCcccatatatttaataaaatgaaagCAAGATAAccctcaataataataataataataataataataataataatataataaagagCAATCCCTCTTTTTCTGTTACCTACTTTTATTCGTATCTTTGGTATACCTCAATACAAAACAAGCACAAAAAAGGATATTCAATCAAAACCAAGCTATTGCCCTATCTAAGCAAGGTTCCTCTCTTCTCTATGGAAAtcatcttttaattaatttaaaatcctaTGTCTATCGCTATCGCCCTATTCTTTCTCAATTGCATATTCTATAGATGACAGGGAGTCTCTTACAATGGTAGCTTCCAACATGTAAGGTTGACCTCCTTAAGCGCCAAGTATGAAtgctttataaatattaatttcattGGAAATTCTTACTTAAAGTTCACTTCTAATTTACcatataaaatttgaaggaaTTCATTACTCTTTCTCCTAAATAGAAATGCTAATAAAGAAATTGGATCAAGTGGAAATAGTCCATTTCCATTGATTACTCTAGGCTAGTTGATCCTAGCTATGGACTTgcttaccaatatatatatatttctagcaaatattaaaaataaataattatttatttagtgattttcattaatctcatgatcTCTTTGTATTTGATAGATAGgtccttcttttattttttttatggattgcaCGAATTGTGAATAGTTTTTTATCCAGCGGTGGATccgaaaaaaatttcttgtggGACACCGGTTTAGTGCCAAAATTATTACTCCGTAAGTGAAGGTCTAAGTTCAACTTCCCCAcccaatatcaaatatatacatatatatatatatatatagagagagagagagagagagaaagagaggttaCAAGACGATCCGTCTGCATATGGACCCGCaccaatattttttgaaaaaacgtCGACTTTACTGTGTACAACTGTGTATTCATATACAACAAAActgatgcttttttaaaaaaacgtcTGTTTTGGTGCGGATACAGATCCATATGCGGACGGA is a window from the Ziziphus jujuba cultivar Dongzao chromosome 11, ASM3175591v1 genome containing:
- the LOC107432816 gene encoding nudix hydrolase 8, with product MVIMETAIGGLQRPVAAVFCQRYGNFQYLSKGLVTKIHSKTTPSAAKLKCSSTLPFHGAGQKLKKAAIGVLSPDISSPTTAFDQLLEAWDDAYDGVVIDPQSLPISANAFASALRTSLSIWKLKGKKGVWLKLLLEQAELIPIAIQEGFNYHHCESGYVMLTYWIPDEVCTLPASPSHQIGVAGFVMNDKREVLVVKEKCPCSCSGEWKLPTGYVNKSEDIFSGAIREVKEETGIDTMFLEIVAFRHAHLVAFEKSDLLFVCMLKPLTSEINIDEKEIQAAKWMPLDEVTKQPFYKEDEMSKKIIDICMAAYEDDYSSGYFGQQLNSKMDRKLSYLYSNINYAASNCTV